CGCTGCGCGCCTCTAAATTCCTGAATTTGCGTTCTCACCAAAGGATTCGATCGTACCTGTGAACTCGGTACCCAGGACCCGAACGAGGCTGGGGAGGTCCGAGGGTGGCACGAAACCACCCTCTCTCGCGTCTGCTAGCTCATCGTCGTCATGCTCTCAATCATACAGGGTGCACCCCAAAATTGCAAAACAATCCGGAAACATAAAACACTGAAAAACTAAGCACCACAACAATATTCGAGTCTCGAACAAAACATCCATGTGCACAACAACCGAAACCAGCACTGCACCAACCGAACACCCAAAGTTTATGCCACACAACAACATTCAAAAACACTCTTGGTCTCAACAAGTCAACGCATCACCGACGATAACGGATCAACCCCAGAAGATCGGATCGCCACCGTTTTCGATGTGATCGAGTAAATCCTGAATATGAGGGCTCGGATCCAAAAACTGGTAGCGGTGAAATTTGAGGTGGCGATCCCGCCAATACAACGTCCACAACCCGGTTTTCTTCGTGTAGTACAGGCGGGCGATCGGAAATCGCGTCCACTCCGGGCCGAAGTCCTCACGCCACGGCGGCCGGCATTCGCAGATCGTCACATGACGGGGCGCGATGTCACATTCGACCCGGATCTCATGCCGATACTGTTCCGGCACTCGACTGGCGCAATACTTCACGACCCGCGCGACATCGAGCTCGGGAAGACCGGTGGCAGCCATGCCCACCATCATGCCAACCGCCATCTGCGGCCGACTTTCCTATCCGGTTGCGCAGGAATCGAGCACTCGTTCTTCTCGTTGTCGTGGACTGTCCCAATCGAGCACCCGCCGAGGCCGATCGTTGAGTCTCGCCGCGACCTTATTCAGGTCATCCTGGGCGAAACTGCGCAGGTCAGCGTTCTTGCGCAGGTACTGACGCAGCAACCCGTTCGCGTTTTCGTTCGTCCCTCGTTGCCACGGATGATGCGGCGCGCAAAAGTAGACAGGCATGTCGAGGGCTGCGGTGATGCGCTCGTGTTCGGCCATTTCCCGTCCCCGATCCCAGGTCAACGACCGACGCAGATGCGCCGGCAACCTGCCCAGATAGGTGATCAACGCATCGGCAACCGTCTCGGCCCGATACCCGTCAGGCAAAGCCACAACATGCACGGCGCGGGATTGCCGATCTACCAGCGTCGCGACTGCTGACGGCCTCGCACCGAACACAAGATCACCTTCCAGATGCCCGGGCTCACTACGATCGTTTGCCGCAGCTCCTCGAAGATCGATCGAGACCATGTTTCGTATCCGCCCACGACCGTGGGAGCGTTTCTTCCCGCGAGGTCGACGAATCGGCCGATCGGTACGCAGTTCGTGAAATACGTTACTACCGAACACTTTCCGTGACGGTATGTAAATGCAGCGGTAGATCGTCTCGT
The sequence above is drawn from the Rhodococcus qingshengii JCM 15477 genome and encodes:
- a CDS encoding IS30 family transposase encodes the protein MGSKALGFTVEQENLIWDLHRRGESIREIERVLGVTMPRIRRFLRESGGIPPVPRARRIGHITAVEREEISRGIAAGESARAIAEKLGRSPSTIAREIARNGGREEYRAMDADTAAYVRARRPKMSILCARPILRTVITDKLHEQWSPQQISVWLRREYPDDPQMWVSHETIYRCIYIPSRKVFGSNVFHELRTDRPIRRPRGKKRSHGRGRIRNMVSIDLRGAAANDRSEPGHLEGDLVFGARPSAVATLVDRQSRAVHVVALPDGYRAETVADALITYLGRLPAHLRRSLTWDRGREMAEHERITAALDMPVYFCAPHHPWQRGTNENANGLLRQYLRKNADLRSFAQDDLNKVAARLNDRPRRVLDWDSPRQREERVLDSCATG
- a CDS encoding DUF3024 domain-containing protein: MAATGLPELDVARVVKYCASRVPEQYRHEIRVECDIAPRHVTICECRPPWREDFGPEWTRFPIARLYYTKKTGLWTLYWRDRHLKFHRYQFLDPSPHIQDLLDHIENGGDPIFWG